A DNA window from Calliphora vicina chromosome 1, idCalVici1.1, whole genome shotgun sequence contains the following coding sequences:
- the LOC135964273 gene encoding ryncolin-4-like, with the protein MNLNILVLCFVILNISIELKCEEVQDSLAITYVDEIVVLKNIFGNLQEIQNSINLWNSRYNEHLEIKAISEKDSSIFDIRYDDLPLKCQYQSMPKNCAEATACTHRSGIYKIRLEKYSNDAFLVECDVKTDGGDWILIQRRQDGSVNFYRDWAEYQKGFGKIDGEFFIGLDKLHALTNYNGPQELLILLEDKNEIRRAKYGHFVIGNESELYDLQHLGVYSGDAGDSLMYQLGNKFTTKDRYNDQRDILNCAEAYTGAWWYNKCHHSNLNGKYGDNTHAKGITWQTFRNFNVSIEHVKMMIRRRTF; encoded by the exons atgaatttaaatattttggttttatgtttcgtgattttaaatatttctattgaattaaaatgtgaAGAGGTACAG GATTCCTTGGCCATCACTTATGTGGATGAGAttgttgttcttaaaaatatatttggtaaTTTACAAGAAATTCAAAATTCTATTAATTTATGGAATTCCAG atataaCGAACATTTGGAAATTAAGGCAATATCCGAAAAag ATTCATCCATTTTTGATATACGATACGATGATCTACCCCTTAAATG TCAATACCAGTCAATGCCGAAAAATTGTGCTGAAGCTACCGCCTGCACTCATCGTAgtggaatttataaaattcgttTGGAAAAATACAGCAATGACGCATTTCTAGTCGAGTGTGATGTTAAAACGGATGGTGGTGACTGGATTTTAATACAAAGACGTCAAGACGGCTCCGTAAATTTCTATCGTGATTGGGCCGAATATCAGAAAGGTTTTGGTAAAATCGATGGAGAATTCTTTATTGGTCTAGACAAGTTACATGCGCTGACAAACTACAATGGTCCACAGGAGTTGCTTATTCTATTGGAGGATAAAAACGAAATAAGACGTGCCAAATATGGTCACTTTGTCATTGGCAATGAAAGTGAATTATATGACCTACAACATTTGGGCGTCTATTCCGGAGATGCGGGTGATTCTTTAATGTATCAATTGGGAAACAAGTTTACAACAAAAGATCGGTATAATGACCAACGTGATATATTGAATTGTGCTGAAGCTTATACTGGAGCTTGGTGGTACAATAAATGTCATCATAG CAATCTTAATGGCAAATATGGTGATAATACGCATGCCAAAGGCATTACATGGCAGACTTTTCGTAATTTTAATGTCTCCATTGAGCATGTGAAAATGATGATCAGACGGCGTACATTTTAG